In one Culex quinquefasciatus strain JHB chromosome 2, VPISU_Cqui_1.0_pri_paternal, whole genome shotgun sequence genomic region, the following are encoded:
- the LOC6031708 gene encoding SET and MYND domain-containing protein DDB_G0273589, translating into MTNFHSEFDAKCGRGYATLMNQIRSQFGEEFGMLLDVTLYRDYALKQRDIFDIPEQGKCDEVAAKLRQQGNRLYMAKKYEEALKKYNESLCFAEAGSEQVGMGFANRSAVYHEQGEFEFALANIALARKHNYPVNLMPKLLARERSCRDKLDDGQSKGTGPFPRMDLNVSVNPKIPCVADGIRMKVYDEFGRGMVAERDFQAGTVILDEKAALAITTLETRYSHCGRCVKQLTYSLIPCPGCVSTLYCSEECLREDERFAHRFECAIADKIRNVLEYSSIVGPKLFFYGLTLFGDDLEAMMDYCKGASARGVGDPFKLDLRNNDRLEQFKELQKAGVHHITEVDHAYRISAAAMYVVFMKHPLVQQIVKTEAQREFMLHTFLKYIRNSIASMLDWREGGIAGPTVSMLPLLGTLCNHSCDPNAVFGIHSGRFKLAVIRPIRQGEQITSSYGPTWWEPNPDYDCTYKCRCPVCKHGGANWKLNEQELPTAAVKHLTVIRKGLEAETGVNKADLLNMAQQFVNRYAQYHPSYVFSAVLKAYRLFMIVGMFRAERNQERAQAMAALEENV; encoded by the exons ATGACCAACTTCCACAGCGAGTTCGATGCCAAGTGTGGCCGCGGGTACGCTACCTTGATGAACCAAATCCGGTCCCAGTTTGGCGAAGAGTTTGGCATGCTGCTGGACGTGACGCTGTACCGGGATTACGCCCTGAAGCAGCGTGACATCTTCGACATTCCGGAGCAGGGGAAGTGCGACGAGGTGGCCGCCAAGCTGCGCCAGCAAGGGAACCGGCTGTACATGGCCAAGAAGTATGAGGAAGCGCTGAAAAAGTATAACGAGAGCCTGTGCTTTGCGGAGGCCGGTTCCGAGCAGGTTGGGATGGGGTTTGCTAATAG GTCCGCAGTTTACCACGAGCAGGGAGAGTTCGAGTTTGCGCTGGCCAACATTGCTCTCGCTAGGAAGCACAACTATCCGGTCAATTTGATGCCGAAGCTGTTGGCAAGGGAGCGTAGCTGTCGGGACAAACTCGACGATGGTCAGTCGAAGGGCACGGGGCCATTTCCCCGGATGGACTTAAATGTCAGTGTGAATCCGAAGATTCCCTGCGTTGCCGATGGAATAAGGATGAAGGTTTACGATGAGTTTGGGCGAGGAATGGTCGCCGAGCGGGACTTCCAAGCTGGGACCGTAATTCTGGACGAGAAAGCGGCCTTGGCCATTACCACGCTGGAGACGCGGTACTCGCACTGTGGACGCTGTGTTAAGCAGCTCACCTACAGCCTGATTCCCTGCCCGGGTTGCGTTTCGACTTTGTACTGCAGCGAGGAATGTCTGCGAGAGGATGAGCGATTCGCGCACCGTTTCGAATGCGCCATAGCGGACAAGATTCGGAATGTGCTGGAGTATTCGTCAATAGTGGGACCGAAGCTCTTTTTCTACGGGTTAACTCTGTTCGGAGACGACCTGGAAGCCATGATGGATTACTGTAAAGGAGCGTCGGCCAGGGGCGTTGGCGACCCGTTCAAGCTGGACTTGCGCAACAATGATAGGCTTGAGCAATTCAAAGAACTTCAGAAGGCTGGGGTTCATCACATCACCGAAGTAGATCACGCTTATCGTATCAGCGCCGCTGCAATGTACGTGGTCTTTATGAAGCACCCGCTCGTCCAGCAGATCGTCAAGACCGAAGCCCAGCGCGAGTTTATGTTGCACACCTTTTTGAAGTACATCCGAAACTCGATCGCCTCCATGCTGGACTGGCGCGAGGGTGGTATAGCCGGGCCCACCGTTAGCATGCTCCCGCTGTTGGGTACACTCTGTAACCATTCGTGCGATCCCAACGCCGTTTTCGGCATCCACAGTGGCCGCTTCAAGCTGGCTGTAATTCGTCCGATTCGCCAGGGAGAACAGATTACGTCGTCTTACGGGCCCACCTGGTGGGAACCGAACCCCGACTACGACTGCACCTACAAGTGCCGCTGTCCGGTTTGCAAGCATGGCGGCGCGAACTGGAAGCTCAACGAGCAAGAACTTCCGACAGCGGCCGTGAAACACCTGACCGTGATTCGCAAAGGGCTGGAGGCCGAAACGGGAGTCAACAAGGCGGACTTGCTCAACATGGCGCAGCAGTTTGTGAACCGCTACGCGCAGTATCATCCCAGCTATGTGTTCAGCGCCGTGCTAAAGGCGTACCGACTGTTTATGATCGTTGGGATGTTCAGGGCCGAGAGGAACCAGGAGCGGGCGCAGGCAATGGCCGCACTGGaggaaaatgtttga
- the LOC6031707 gene encoding SET and MYND domain-containing protein DDB_G0273589: MVIMGPQGLTAAQVGAIWEERPLSLLNLDFVLGGPRSDDDYDAFDAFFSDHLLAERAPSLAKGNKAADRIRAEGNRFYVSGDYHAAMGKYNESICYAAPGSEQMAIACANRSAFNYEHNEFEQALVNIRLAKKHNYPERLMPKLLNRELSCKQKLAAGESKGLIPCPLMYINVETNPKIPFLAKGIHMEVLPDFDRSMVADRDFRTGDVILDEKCILAVVDAERRYHRCGRCSTEGFYSLIPCPHCVSVMYCSEKCLEWDWKYVHRFECAVSDKLQYISYGHVAMGSKLFLYGLSLFNDDLDEMMRYFETLEKSGGNALNLDYTEYDPLEEWKDLCNVTVVEPGLIFAYRNENFARLAGSAHCYMLLKNPAVAAIVNTPAKRTFMYQRVRDFVRLANFYKWESFSSPLCPVASLFNHSCDANAVATIHSDKIRIVVLRPIRAGEQICVSYGPSWWDKPDPTPYRAHFECKCVACDPEKYDEWRAQGREPPASFFKNAETAIAVLGDELANNAAKYNAITQLIEKYAYLHPQKNFAALLYKHQESLRTLIDDEDGTYHRTIAHAKLEEEDE; this comes from the exons ATGGTCATAATGGGTCCCCAGGGGCTGACCGCCGCCCAGGTGGGCGCCATCTGGGAAGAGCGTCCCCTGTCGCTGTTGAACTTGGACTTTGTGCTCGGTGGCCCGCGGTCGGACGATGACTACGACGCGTTCGACGCCTTCTTCAGCGATCATCTGCTGGCGGAGCGGGCGCCCTCGCTGGCCAAGGGCAACAAAGCGGCGGACCGGATCCGGGCCGAGGGGAATCGGTTCTATGTGAGCGGGGACTATCACGCCGCGATGGGCAAGTACAACGAGAGCATCTGCTACGCGGCGCCCGGCTCGGAACAGATGGCGATCGCGTGCGCCAATCg GTCGGCATTTAACTACGAACATAACGAGTTCGAGCAGGCCCTGGTCAACATCCGGTTGGCCAAGAAGCACAACTATCCGGAACGACTGATGCCGAAGTTGTTGAATCGAGAGCTTAGCTGCAAGCAGAAGCTTGCCGCCGGAGAATCGAAGGGATTGATTCCGTGTCCGCTGATGTACATTAACGTGGAGACGAACCCGAAGATTCCCTTCCTGGCCAAGGGTATTCACATGGAGGTGTTGCCGGATTTTGACCGGAGTATGGTTGCCGACCGGGACTTCCGGACGGGGGACGTTATTTTGGACGAGAAGTGCATTCTTGCCGTCGTGGACGCGGAGCGACGCTATCATCGGTGTGGCCGCTGCTCTACGGAAGGATTTTACTCGTTGATACCGTGTCCGCACTGCGTTTCGGTCATGTACTGTAGCGAGAAGTGTCTGGAGTGGGACTGGAAGTACGTCCATCGCTTTGAGTGCGCCGTCTCGGACAAGCTGCAGTACATTTCGTACGGCCACGTGGCCATGGGATCGAAGCTGTTCCTGTACGGACTCTCGCTGTTCAACGACGACCTGGACGAGATGATGCGCTACTTTGAGACGCTGGAGAAGTCCGGGGGGAACGCCCTCAACCTAGACTACACCGAGTACGACCCGCTGGAAGAGTGGAAGGACCTTTGCAACGTGACGGTCGTCGAACCTGGCCTTATTTTCGCTTACCGAAACGagaattttgctcgattggccGGATCTGCGCATTGCTATATGCTGCTGAAGAACCCGGCCGTCGCCGCAATCGTCAACACGCCCGCCAAGCGAACCTTCATGTACCAACGCGTTCGAGATTTCGTCCGGCTGGCCAACTTCTACAAGTGGGAAAGCTTCTCCAGTCCGCTCTGTCCGGTGGCGTCCCTGTTCAACCACTCGTGCGACGCCAACGCAGTCGCCACGATCCACTCGGACAAGATCCGGATCGTCGTCCTGCGTCCTATCCGTGCAGGTGAGCAGATTTGTGTCTCGTACGGTCCTAGCTGGTGGGACAAACCCGATCCCACTCCGTACAGGGCGCACTTTGAGTGCAAATGTGTCGCTTGCGATCCGGAAAAGTACGACGAGTGGCGCGCCCAAGGTCGGGAACCTCCGGCCAGCTTCTTCAAGAACGCTGAAACGGCCATCGCGGTGCTAGGGGACGAGCTGGCCAACAATGCCGCCAAATATAACGCCATTACGCAGTTGATCGAGAAATACGCGTACCTTCATCCGCAGAAAAATTTTGCGGCCCTGCTGTACAAGCACCAGGAGTCGCTGCGCACGCTCATTGACGACGAGGACGGAACGTACCATCGGACCATCGCCCATGCAAAGTTGGAGGAAGAAGACGAATGA
- the LOC119766906 gene encoding LOW QUALITY PROTEIN: uncharacterized protein LOC119766906 (The sequence of the model RefSeq protein was modified relative to this genomic sequence to represent the inferred CDS: inserted 1 base in 1 codon): protein MADKRPETGQGIDALIDKLKAQLPRYQEASVKQYRDFIEKNVGLFDVPERGKCNRKAAQLRQVGNRLYLEEKYNDALEKFNESICFAENDSDQLGMGYANRSAVYFEKGEYEFALANIELAKKHNYPDKLMPKLLARERNCHDRLQHGQSHGTVPFPPMDINVDVNPKIPFVADGISMKIYKEFGRGLVAEEDFRAGSVILDENXALVTNSLSYRYTNCSFCAADFSYSLIPCPGCVSYMYCSERCLQKDKRFSHRFECGIAEKLLNATYVSAIVGPKLFFLGLTLFGDDLEAMMEFCNGESAKGVGDPFELDFNVASELDQFKVLHKAGVYNITVIDFYRRIGAAVNYVVFMKYSPLKDLVKTKAQRNFVLHCLLEYTRKGGALLLNTPTGSSTVSLFGSICNHSCDPNAVFSIQSGHIKLALLRPVRKGEQIVVTYGPSWWQPDPNYQSSYTCKCVVCVGRKWVVKRYSLPPGATRQGEKLQNALLSRGPSNPEKLILLQQYIERYAPYHPDVQLVDGLKSFHFLLYMLMQFHQQRLDRAKAGAGSCPCCECRRLK, encoded by the exons ATGGCAGACAAACGGCCGGAGACCGGCCAGGGAATAGACGCGTTGATTGACAAGCTGAAAGCCCAGCTTCCGCGCTACCAGGAGGCATCCGTTAAGCAGTACCGCGACTTTATCGAGAAGAACGTCGGCCTGTTTGATGTTCCGGAACGGGGCAAGTGCAACCGTAAGGCTGCCCAGCTGCGTCAGGTTGGGAATCGGCTGTACCTGGAAGAGAAGTACAACGACGCGCTGGAAAAGTTCAACGAGAGCATTTGCTTTGCGGAAAACGACTCCGATCAATTGGGAATGGGTTACGCCAACAG GTCCGCCGTCTACTTTGAGAAGGGTGAGTACGAGTTTGCGCTGGCCAACATTGAACTGGCCAAGAAACACAACTACCCGGATAAGCTGATGCCGAAATTGTTGGCCAGGGAGCGCAACTGTCATGACCGGCTCCAGCACGGCCAATCGCACGGGACGGTTCCCTTTCCCCCGATGGACATCAACGTGGACGTAAACCCGAAGATTCCCTTCGTGGCCGATGGAATTTCGATGAAGATTTACAAGGAGTTTGGGCGAGGATTGGTCGCCGAGGAGGACTTTCGCGCCGGGTCCGTCATTCTGGACGAAA CCGCGCTGGTCACGAACAGCCTGAGCTACCGGTACACCAACTGTAGCTTTTGCGCTGCAGACTTTAGCTACAGCCTGATTCCTTGTCCGGGTTGCGTTTCGTACATGTACTGCAGCGAGCGATGTCTGCAGAAGGACAAACGGTTCTCGCACCGTTTCGAGTGTGGAATCGCGGAAAAACTTCTAAACGCCACGTACGTCTCGGCCATCGTTGGACCGAAGCTCTTCTTCCTCGGGTTGACCTTATTCGGTGACGACCTGGAAGCCATGATGGAATTCTGTAACGGAGAATCCGCTAAGGGAGTTGGCGATCCGTTCGAGTTGGATTTCAACGTGGCAAGTGAGCTCGACCAGTTCAAGGTCCTGCATAAAGCGGGCGTCTACAACATCACCGTGATCGACTTCTACCGCCGCATCGGTGCAGCCGTCAATTACGTTGTCTTCATGAAGTACTCTCCGCTGAAAGACTTGGTCAAGACCAAAGCTCAGCGCAACTTTGTGCTGCACTGCCTGCTCGAATACACTCGAAAGGGAGGCGCCCTTCTGCTCAACACCCCAACCGGCAGCAGCACCGTATCGCTGTTCGGTTCGATCTGCAACCATTCGTGCGACCCCAACGCCGTGTTCTCCATCCAATCCGGTCACATCAAGCTAGCCCTGCTGCGTCCCGTCCGCAAAGGGGAGCAAATCGTGGTCACGTACGGACCCAGCTGGTGGCAGCCCGACCCAAACTACCAGTCGTCCTACACGTGCAAGTGCGTGGTCTGCGTCGGCAGGAAGTGGGTCGTCAAGAGGTACTCGCTTCCACCAGGGGCAACGCGTCAGGGAGAAAAGCTGCAAAATGCGCTGCTCAGTCGAGGCCCCAGCAACCCGGAAAAACTGATTCTGCTGCAGCAGTACATCGAACGGTACGCTCCGTATCATCCGGATGTTCAGCTGGTTGACGGGCTGAAGTCCTTCCACTTTCTGCTGTACATGCTGATGCAATTTCACCAGCAGAGACTTGATCGTGCCAAGGCGGGGGCTGGCTCGTGCCCGTGCTGTGAGTGCCGCAGATTGAAGTAG
- the LOC6031706 gene encoding SET and MYND domain-containing protein 4 yields the protein MLNATPEASEAFMETLMQRPLLNLRTQLWEQRPNLEEDASLGRYTRAIEECGLVGELPATETGKCARTAAALRAQGNRKYVARDYRGALLKYNESICHAGTESAELGLGYANRSAVYFAMNEFELALANIALAKEHHYPEPLMQKLLDREQNCQAKLAEDQSKGTIPKRRFELNVPVNPKIPFLADGIGMVRLEDFGRSMVATKSFAAGDVILHEKSILASIDLMKQFRCCNLCSAVESLNLIPCPNCVTVMYCSRECLERDFRLVHRFECPIAEKVQHLCYGFVNLGTKLFFYGLSLFNDDLDEMMRYCDRVKDGGNPLKLDYTRYDPLEEWKELYNLNAVTNPDREGNYRFFVAMRCLMFLECPLVKSIVVTNQHKAFMRQCVLDCTRAGSYYRFDVTSPVFPVQSLFNHSCDPNVQISILSGHVKLVVIRPIRPGEQICFSYGFIWWDPQSNPLFQEKIPGVFECKCVVCDPIKKLEWQARKGRFNAEAKRALATVIRTVRPSRKVDLVQLKVLENFIERHAAVAHPNKDFGLILSLYCRWIYLLLEDEDEALRRAKIVARLRGQSTAEVD from the exons ATGCTGAACGCAACCCCCGAGGCGTCGGAGGCCTTCATGGAGACGCTCATGCAGCGGCCCTTGCTAAATTTGCGGACGCAGCTGTGGGAGCAGAGGCCGAACCTGGAGGAAGATGCCAGCCTGGGCCGGTACACGCGGGCCATCGAGGAGTGCGGCCTGGTGGGTGAACTTCCGGCGACGGAAACGGGTAAGTGCGCACGCACGGCGGCCGCTTTGCGCGCCCAAGGCAACCGGAAGTACGTGGCGCGGGACTACCGGGGCGCGCTGCTCAAGTACAACGAGAGTATCTGTCATGCCGGGACGGAGTCGGCGGAGTTGGGACTCGGTTACGCTAATCG ttcGGCCGTCTACTTTGCGATGAATGAGTTCGAGCTTGCCCTCGCGAACATCGCCCTGGCCAAAGAGCACCACTATCCGGAACCGTTGATGCAGAAGCTGCTCGATCGCGAGCAAAACTGCCAGGCAAAGCTCGCTGAAGATCAATCCAAGGGAACGATCCCGAAGAGACGGTTCGAGCTGAACGTACCGGTCAATCCGAAGATTCCCTTCCTAGCCGATGGAATCGGCATGGTTAGGCTGGAGGATTTCGGCAGAAGTATGGTCGCGACGAAAAGCTTCGCAGCCGGGGACGTAATTCTGCACGAGAAAAGCATCCTGGCCTCGATCGATCTGATGAAGCAGTTCCGGTGCTGCAATCTCTGTTCGGCGGTGGAATCGCTCAACCTGATTCCGTGCCCGAATTGCGTCACGGTCATGTACTGCAGTCGCGAGTGTCTCGAGCGTGACTTTCGGCTGGTTCATCGCTTCGAGTGTCCCATCGCCGAGAAGGTGCAGCATCTTTGCTACGGGTTCGTCAACCTGGGAACGAAGCTGTTTTTTTACGGGTTGAGCCTGTTCAACGACGACCTGGACGAGATGATGCGCTACTGCGATCGTGTGAAGGACGGAGGTAACCCGCTCAAGCTGGACTACACCCGGTACGATCCGTTGGAGGAGTGGAAGGAGCTGTACAATTTGAACGCCGTCACGAACCCGGATAGGGAAGGCAACTATCGCTTCTTCGTTGCCATGAGGTGTCTGATGTTCCTGGAGTGTCCGCTGGTCAAGTCGATCGTGGTCACCAACCAGCACAAGGCCTTCATGCGCCAGTGTGTCTTGGATTGCACCCGCGCCGGCAGTTACTACCGTTTCGATGTGACCTCGCCCGTGTTCCCGGTGCAATCCCTGTTCAACCACTCCTGCGATCCGAACGTGCAGATCTCAATCCTCTCCGGCCACGTCAAGCTGGTCGTCATTCGGCCCATTCGTCCGGGTGAGCAGATTTGCTTCTCGTACGGGTTCATCTGGTGGGATCCGCAGAGCAACCCGCTGTTCCAGGAGAAAATTCCGGGCGTTTTCGAGTGCAAGTGCGTCGTCTGTGATCCGATAAAGAAGCTCGAGTGGCAAGCGCGGAAGGGTCGTTTCAACGCCGAGGCCAAACGAGCCTTGGCCACGGTCATTCGAACCGTTCGACCGTCCCGGAAGGTGGATTTGGTCCAGCTGAAGGTGCTGGAGAATTTCATCGAAAGGCACGCCGCTGTCGCCCACCCGAACAAGGACTTTGGACTGATCTTAAGTTTGTACTGTCGCTGGATCTATCTGCTGCTGGAAGACGAGGATGAAGCGTTGCGGCGGGCGAAGATCGTAGCGCGCCTCAGAGGACAATCGACCGCTGAGGtggattga